The nucleotide sequence GTTAGTGGTTATATTAAAGCTTTCCCATCAATTAATACTTCGTTGCGCAACTTTGCTGATTTATTGCCAAAATTTTTAGCTGAAAATTTACCTTTTAAAAACTACCCATTGATCAGTGAACTGGCTTATTTTGAACGCTTACTGATGGTGGCATTTGACGCTAAAGATACTGAACGCTTTACCCGTGAGAGTTTATTAAAAATTCCTCATGAACAATGGCCCGAACTCGTCTTTCGCTTTCATCCTAGTGTGCAAATTGCTTCTTTTGATTTCAATACCGTTGAAACCTGGCAAGCACTTAAACAAGAGCAAGCACCTGACCCCGCATTTAAGACCGTAAATGTGTGGCTACTTTGGCGAAATAACGATCGTTTAACGCAATTTAGGTCAATATCGCCGCAAGAACATCATTTAATTAATATGATGCTTAGCGGTAATGACTTTGCAAATTTATGTGACCACCTGCTTGAACAAAGCCCTGATGAAGATGTTAGCCAGTTAGCGCTGAATTATTTGTTGTCATGGATAGATGACGGCATACTCGCAAGCCGATAGCTTGCTTCTTGTTTATTCGCTGATTGCTTTTTGCTTGTTCATTTGATTAAGTTCATTTGATTTAGCTCTGATTATTTAGCTCTGATTATTTTGCTGATAAAGCTACACTTCTTTGCCAGCACTGCCGTATTAAAACGATCACACTAACTGATTTGTTTAGCTATTTCTCCATCTGTTTATTTAACTTTCTCCTCAACTATCTTACACTTTCACAACAAAGTAGTTATTGCTACTGATCTCAAATAAGACTACTTTTACTGACAATGAAAGTAGATAATAATATTGCCACTCTTAGTGATACTAACGACATCAACTATTATTAGTTTGAAAGCTAAGCCGCAATAATAAGAAGACTGTTATGGAAGTAAAATAATTCAAATGATCAACTACTTTTCTAAACGAATTACCATCATCGTCGTTGCTATTGTGCTAACAGGTTGTGCTTCATTTCAGTTTACTGATATTTTTCAAGGCTATAGCAGCCAAATGAAAGCGGTGAAAGCAGCACAACGCCAAGGTGAGTTTGTAAAGGCACAAGGGTTACTCAATGAACGTAGCGAAAGTAATAACAGCTATGTGCTAAGTTTGCTTGAAAAAGGGCGTTTACAGTTTTTAGCTACCGACTGGCAAGCCAGTAAAAACAGCTTTGCTCAAGCCTATACCCAACTGGAAGAGCAACGAAATAAAGCGAAAATACAAATTAGTAAAGGTATAGAAAAACTTGGCGCCGTAGTAAGTAACGACAATGCTTTATCTTATCAAGTGCCATATTATGAACAAAGTATGCTGCATAGTTATCAGGCACTAAATTATGTTTTTCAACAGGATTTATCCGGTGCATTAGTTGAAATACGTCGAGCTAATTTAGTACAAGAAAACGCACTTAAAGCTTATGCAAATCAAATCAACAGTGCGCAAAATGAGCTTTATAATTCAGGCATGAGCACTGAAAGTTTACAAGGCGCTTATCCAAGTATGACAAGTGCTATTGGTAAAGTGAAAAACGGTTTTCAAAATGCTTATACTTTTTATCTTTCGGGCATTTTGTATGAGGCCAGTGGTGAATTTAATGATGCTTATATCGATTACAAACGTGCGATAGAAATATATCCAGACAATACTTATTTGCAGCAAGATATTTTACGCCTAGCATCAAAATTGGGCATGCAAGATGATTTAGCGAACTTTCAACAGCGCTTTGGAAAATATCAAGCAGCACCATTAAACACCAAGGGACAAGCTCAAGGACAAGTGGTTATTGTTATTGAGCAAGATATTGTCAATAGTAAACAAGATGTTGGACTTAACTTACCGGTAGGTCGAAGTAATAATGGTTTGAAATTTTTCAGTTTCTCTTTACCTGTTTATGAAGGGGGATTGGCAAAGCACAGTAAGCTCAATGTTAGTCATGATGGTCAAAGCTATCAATCAAATGAGATTGTTCGCATTCAATCATTAGCCGCGAAAGATTTACAAGAACAACTGCCAGCGCTTTTGACGCGTCAAGTTGTGCGCGTTGTTGCAAAAGAGCAAATGAGACAAAAGCTGAGCCGAGAAGCGGGTGACGTGGGTAATATTTTAGCCAGTATTTATAACATCGCCTCAGAGCGGGCAGACACTCGAAGTTGGTCAACACTGCCTGATCAAGTTGATATCGTTCGAATGCAGATACCGTCAGGTAAGCAAGTATTGCAAGTGCAAATGAATGGCCAACAACGAAATATTAATCTTGATGTGCAGCCAAATAGGATCACGTTAATCCATTATTCAGCTGTTGGTAACTATAATGGTTATCAAGTCGTTAATTTATAAATAGCGATTAATGCTGTGTAAGTAAAAGTTAGGAGGAAATATGTTGAATAGTAAAAATGTATCGAGAAAATTCACTGGTGGTTTAGCGTTGGTATTGCTAAGTACATTAGCGATTGCTGGATGTGCAAATAAAACGCCACCGGTTACGTCTGGCGCAGGTACAAGTGTCATGACTCAAGGTGATGACTTTAGTAAGCATCTTGAAGTACACAATGCTGATTTAGCTAAACGATTGTTTATTAGTGACGTAAAGTCACGTAAAAATAATGGCTTATTGGAAGTTAACCTGCAGCTGACCAGCAAATATAAAAGATCACAAAAATTACAATACCACTTCAATTGGTATGACGTTGATGGGTTTGTTATTGAATCAAGAAAAACACCATGGCAAGCGATAGAGCTACATGGCCAACAATCAACCACTTTACGAGGTTTAGCACCGAACATTAATGTCAGCACATTCAGTGTTTACGTTCGTGATATTCCTGAAAAAGCATACGAATATTAATAGTTAAGGAAATGTATTATGAATAAATTAGCACTAGTAACAACACTCGGCTTAACCCTTGTTCTCGCAGCAGGTTGTGCTAATAAATCAGTCGTTCGTTATGGTGATGCCACAGCGGTAGAAACCACTGATATTAATTTTGGCTCAACCGACTTGCAAAAAGTCGCTGCTGAAATGACGGACTCATTATTATTGTCGCCAGTCGTTGGCACATTAACGCAAAATACACGCCCTGTGATGTTTGTTGAACGATTGAAAAACAAAACCAGTGAGCATATTGATACTGAGTCAATCACCGATTCTATTTCGACCAAGCTGTTACGTTCTGGTAAGTTTCGTTTTGTTGACATGGGACGAGTAGAAGCGGCCCGTGAACAATTAAAATTTCAACATGATGGTGGCATGGTCGACCCAAGTAAAGCATTACAGTTTGGTCGCCAAGTTGGTGCGCAATACATGCTGTATGGTAACTTGTCGAGCATTGTGAAGAGTAACCAAGATAAATCTGATGTTTACTATAAATTTACCTTACGTTTAATGGATCTAGAAAGTGGTCTAGTTGAATGGGCCGATGAAACCGAAATTCGCAAAACAAAAACCAAAGAATCAGTAGGTTGGTAAGTTTAAAATTAAACCGATTATTCAAAGTTAGTTAGTTTTAAGAGGTGAATAAAATGAAAACAATCTATTTATCGTTAATTTTGTGGCTGGCGCTAATACCGTTTGCTCAAGCTGACTACGAGCGCAATAAAGCAGTGCCAGTTGAAAAAGTTTTATTTGGTCAAGTTTTATCGGTACGAAATATTACTGAACAGGAACTGATCCAAGATAAAAATCAAGGCTGGAAAACCTTTGGTGGTGCTTTAGTTGGTGGCGCGATTGGCAATCAATTTGGTAGCGGTAGTGGTCGAGGAATAGCAACCATATTAGGTGCTATTATTGGTGGCTCAATTGCCCATGATAGAAACCCTGAGTATCAAGAAAAAACACTGCTTTTAGTTGAGCTTATGATCAAAGTTGATAGCGGTGACGAATATATGGTGATACAAGACTTAGATCACCGTATGTTATTTCAGCGAAAAGACCCGGTTCGTATGATTTATCTTGGTAATGGTACCGTACGCATTGATAAGCAAATGTAGCTTTGCCAATTAAGAGCTTCGCTAATCAATATCTTCGCAGGATATGCTACTTAACTGTACGGTAGCATTTCAATGATGTTGTTACAGAGTCATAGTGAATGGAAAAGGCTTAGCGGCAATGCTAAGCCCTTAATTTAAGCTTTTAATGTAAGGCTTTAAACCTAACCTAAATATTGACATGAGATTATTGTAGGTAAGAGACCATAATAATCCTGAACGATGAAGTTAAAGCTTTTGATTGTGTTTAAATCTAGCTAATTCATTCCTCTTCCTATCTTAAAAAGTGTATTGATAAATATCCCCTTCAATAGGTTTAAAACGTACCCAAAAAATATGTTTCTGATCTGGTGACACAGTATATTGATGAACCCAGTTATCAGGTTTTTCCATTAATAATTGCTCAATGCTAGTGTCGATATCAAATTGCCAGATCCCTGTATTTTCACGGTAAAAGTAAAGTTTGTTATCAATAACATGCCAGTTAAGCCAATTTATACGACTAAAATCTTTAATAATTAACTCTTCATTTGCCTCGGTAAGCTTTTTACGCCATAAACCGTCGACGGTAAACTTTGAGTAATAAAGATATTCTCCTATTATTCTTCCGCTATAACCACCAAGGTCAGTCAGTTGCTGATGTTGATTAGTTGCGCGTTGGTATAGCCATAATTGCCACTGCCCTGAATGATTACTACTATAAATAACATCATATTCATTACGTGAGTCATAATTGGCAACGTAACTGTTTTTCGGTTCTTCAAAGAGCTTTTTATAAGACGATTTATCAATATCTAACTCAAATACAGCATCATGCTTAGTAAACAATAACCGTTTGCCATCGACGGAAAGTTCATAACGAACAAATTCTAGATCAAAAGGAAAATTAACATCAATTAACTTAGCGTCATCACCATCAACTTGCCACCAGTGATGGCTCTTATAACGAGTTGATAATACTAACTGTCGGTCAGCTTGCATACGCGGTAACAACTCTGTGCGTGCACTTTCTTGCCAAACAGAATTACTATGTTCAGCAATATCATATTTTACAATTTCGCTCATTACATTTGAGCTGCTAACCAATAACGTGGCGCCCGTCTTACTTGGCAAAATCGTTAATGAACTAATCCTTAATGTTAGCTGTTTTAACAGTTCAAGTTGTCCGTCAGCAGCTAAAGTGTACAAACTGTTATTATCTGCAATAACTAAAGCGTTTTCATTTGGCTGCCAAACTAGGTTTTTAACGGATAAGTCTACGGTGTGCTCTACAAGTTGTTCATCTTCTTTAAGAATAATAACTTTTGACTTTTTCTCATTAATATAACGAATAACGGCTAGTTGGTGACTCTGTTGATCATAAGCAAAGTTAAAATCACCTTTGGTGTTATTGCTACTGCTGGGCTTGGTTATTTGTCTTAATCTGCTGGTTTTTACGTTATAGCTGAACACTTGATATGGATGAGACTTACTGAAACGTTTATTGAAATAAAAAGTATCTTTTGGGCCCCAAATTAATGAGCTAGGCGGCTCTTCGCATGAAAATAGTGCTTGTTTTTTCTTTGTTGAAACATCATATAAAGCGATTGAGCACTCATCATTAATACTCGTTGTATAAACGATACGTTCCCCATCAGCATTTATGACCGCTAGTGCGTTGGTTAACAGCTTTTGCTTATGGTGAGTTTTTATATCGTATAAATAGACCGATTGTTGCTTTGTGGCATCTAGATGGTGAAATAATATTTTTTGGCCTGATTGCGTAGCTGATGGTTTATATTCCCAACCTTTTAAGCCAATCAATGGCCCACTAACTAACGATAACTCATTTTTTTTAGTGTCGGTTGTCGTTTGTGAAAAGTAAGTAAAAAGTGATAGTAAGATTATTAACACTAACGCTAGTACGACAATAATATGAGATGTTTTGAGGTACTTTGAGCTTGCGTTTGAATTTGTGTTTACTGGCTGTGCATCAGTGACAATTATTTCATTTGTTACTGACCGCTGTTCTAAAACTTCAGTTACCGTGGCAATTAATTTGTAGCCTTGAGTTGGTACAGTTTCAACAATATTTTCATCTGTTAATGCTGAAAAATGTGCACGTAACAATGACACGGTTCTATTAATTGCCCCTTCACCAACAATACGGTTTTTCCAAACACTCACGATTAACTGATCACGAGTAACAATTTGACCGTCCGCGCTTAACAGTTCAGTTAATAAGCTAAATGCTTTAGGCTCAAGGTTTCGACTTTGCCCGCCTTTTATTAATATTCGCTGCTTTGCATCAAAGGTAACTCCGGCGATCTGAACAGTCATAAAAATCTCTATGGTATTGAAATAACTTTATATTTTTTTTCGTAATGTAAACATAACATAAAGATAATGAAAACATAAGCTCGAACTATGGTCGTTGTCAGTAATACATGGTTTGCTGAAGTCCCATGTTAAAAAAGAGCAAAAAAATGCCTAGATATACATATTTTTTATTAAACCTAGTGATTGCAATAGGTCTTTTATCCGGTTGTAACAGTACCGATAAAGACTCAGCGTCAATCAATGAAGAAGCTGCATTAGGAAGAGTAGCCGAACGAAGTTATTTAGTCGCTACACCCAGTAAAAATTTTGATGAAAACAAGTCTTATAAGCTCTTAATTGCCTTTCATGGCTCAGGGCAAATTGCAAAAGATTTTCGGGATATGGTGTCAATTGAATCGTCATCGGATAACTATATTGTGGTATATCCACAGTCAAAGGTTGAAGAATGGAATGAAGGTTGTAATTGCAATAAACCTCACCGTTTAGGTATCGATGACCTAGGCTTTATTGAGGATGTGATTGCCGATGTAAGAAGCAGTTACAACATTATTGACAATGAGCTTTATGCTGTGGGGTTTTCTCAAGGCGGACTGTTCGCACAAAATGTGATGTGTAACAGTAAATTGCAATTTAAAGCTATTGCCTCGGTTGCATCTCCGATGTCAGTGCGTTTATCTGAAGCTTGTAATATTAAAAATAATACGAATTATATGATGGTGCATGGCAAAGCCGACCAAGCATTACCCTATAGAGGACTGAATGATAAAAACTTTGGCCTTATTTCGAGTGAATCTGCAATTGAGTTAATTGCTAAAAAAAATGATATTTATGCTGATGTTGAATTGGAAACTGTTGGTAATATTTCTAAATACATCTATAAAAATGATAGTCATATTAATCAATTGATTGGCATTGCGGGTGGTGGGCATCGTTGGACATTTGACAGCTTTGATACCACGAATGAAATTCTTAGTTTTTTTGATTCGAACAGTAAGAATCAAATGGACAGCTACTCAAAAATGTATCGTGTTGATCAAGAAAATAATAAAGATGTAAACGTGAGAAGTATGGGCCTTGAGCACTCGGGACCGGCGATTATTTTGTTATCAGGCTTTAATCAAAATTATCATAGTGATAGTGCATGGTTTTCATTATTACAGCCATTAATTGCTAAAACGCATCGTGTACATGCCATCGAGCGATTTGGAAATGGCTCTAGTAGCATGGTGGCAGAACCTTCTTATGCATCGTTCGCCCCCGTACTAGACAAAACCCTTGGCATGCTCAATGAGGAAGAGTTCATTATTGTCAGCTTTTCTAGTGCAAACATCTTGGCGCATTTATGGCAAAACTTACCTAGTTCAGAAGTTGAAGGTCATCTTAAAGGTATGGTTTGGGTTGACCCTGATATCTTACTACCACACTCTATTAGTCTTTATCAAGACTGGCCTGTCTCCTGGTATCGCGAGAAAGGTGATGTGTTATTAGAACATATACAGCAGGGCAATTGGACAGAAAAAACACGTGATAAAGTAACAAATGAACGCATTGCTGTCAGTGAACTGATCAGTGATAACAATAAAGAAACTATGGATTGGCAATATTTTGATTTAATTAGTCAAAGCCGCAGTGATATTGACAAACAAGTGAATAGAGCAAAAGAAATTATCAACTACTATGATGACTTAGCCATTGTTGAAGGCAATGGCATTTCAACTGACGCACCTATCACCGTCATAGATACTGATTTTGAGTCTTTTGATATCGCCAATGCCGACGAAGCCGATGTTGACAGCTTATTGTTATGGCAACAAGAAGGCAGCCAATGGAGCCAATTTATCAGTGAAAACTCGGGTGGGCAGTATGTTCCGTTATTGAATAGTGACCATATGGCGGTATTTCAGCACCCTGAAGAAGTTATCAAAGCTATATCCTATTTGAGTAATCAATAGCTTGTCTTAGTTATATACCCGTTCCACTACCTGGTTAAATATTTTTAAACGGCCTTCGAGTTTATTGAAGGCCGTTTAAAAAACTAATAAAAATCACTTAAACCAGCCATAGTGACCTCGATGTTAGTGATTAACTTGAGGCTTAAAGGCGTGTTAAGTTTAGTTAAGTTTAAATATCACTAACTATCCTGCAGCCAACCCTTTGCTACAGCAATGTCTATTTGCTGACAAACATAAACCCATAACTGAGGCGCTAAACCTTCAAGAAATTTATTACGCTTAATAACTTGTGACTTTGTTACCGAGTGTCTAGCCCAACTTCCGCCCTCATTTCTCATGTTTTGCAGTAACGGTAAAACGCTGTCCATTGCTTTTGCGAATCTTGCATCGATAGTTTCAGCATCTTCAAACTCTAACCATAAGGCTTTATATGTTTGAAATTGCTGTTCAGGTAATAAGCCAAAAATGCGTGTTACCGCTGCTATTTCTTTCTCTCTTTGCTCTTCAAGTGCGGCTTTATCTGAAAAGGCAAACATATCGCCAGCGTCTATTTCGACAATATCATGGATAAGTAGCATGCTCATAACACGAGTAATATTAACTTTCTCTACCGCATATTCATGAAGTATTTGCGCCGTTAAGGTAATGTGCCAGCTATGCTCAGCACTGTTTTCAAATCTATTGCTGTCCGACTTCACCAGGGCTTGTCGGTAAACACCTTTAAGTCGATCTAACTCAATAATAAAATCTAATTGCTTATCTAATGCTTCCATTGTTTTTCCAAAATGAGAATGAAACGAAAATAACTATTTATTAGCTTTAAAGCCAAATAGTACGATGAGTGTTTGTGAATTTTGTAATGACATTTAACCCATTATTTAAGCTGAATCTTGATAGATATCGAAATGATAGGGAAACTCCTCATAGCTTAATTAACATTATAGTTGGGCAGAAAACGATATTTATCAACCTCTTTAAATACGGCTACCGTAACTTTATTTGTTATCCGTAACTGTTCTTTACTTGGCTTTAAAATAAAACAGTATTTCTTAAGCGGCTATTAACTTTATATTATTAACCTTATATATGGGTAACTTCAAATTTCCCAATGGGCAGCAAGGTTATTCGCTTGTTATTCAAGTACATTAACCAAAACTGTTTTAGCCGTGCTATCACTATTTTATTCCAACATGCACAGTTCAGGAGAGTTATGCATTGAACTGGCGTGACTTGTTAAATCTTGGCTTGCTGACTAAATCCTTATTTAAAAGTACATTAAAGCTACTTTAAAGTAACGTTAATGAAACCAAAACGCTATAAAGTACGTATAGTCATTGCAAGCAGCGAAAAAATTCAGCTAAACAAATTAACAAAAAAGAGTAATGTATGTTTTCGATATTCAAAAAAGACCCAATAAAAAAACTCAACAAAGCCTACGAAGCAAAACTTGAAAAAGCTATGCTCGCACAAAGAAATGGTGATATTAAAGGTTATGCCATGATAACAGCAGAAGCAGAGAAAATAGCGGCAGAAATACAGCTGTTAGAAAGCTCAGCGAAAGCTTAATTAATACCAATCTTATTAATTAAGTGCTCATTTTAAGACGGCCTAACTATTACTCAGTCAAGCGCCTTGCTACTGAACACTCCCTAAATAGCAGGGTTAATTTTTTGCTTGATAACGTTAAACTCGTGGCTGTTTTGCTCTTCTTTATTACAAACACTTAATAAGTCGGCAATAAAGTGAAAAAGTGCTCGACGCTCAATTTGCTGAATACATTCTTGCTGCTCGCTAGTTAACATGTGGTACATAGTAGCGGCACCGAAATCACCAAAAATTATATTAGCGTGCTCATCAAACAAGGTATTGTGCGCATATAAATCACCATGACAAACCTGATTTGCATGCAAGTGCTGAAATACATCGCTCATCTGGCTAATCATTTTATCAATGTGCTTAATGCTCAGGGTAAAGTCAGTAGGGAAGGTATCCCGAGTACAACTTTTAAGACTTGGTGGTAACCCTAAATTTTTAAAATTATCAGGTATCAAGTTCATAACTAACGCTAAACAATCTTCATCATTAACTTGTGCTAAAGAGCGAACGAGATTTTGATGATCGCCAGCTTTTAAACAAGCTTGCAATTCATCTTCTGGATAGCCATCACTAGTCACTTTGCCTTTAAAAATCTTTATCGCTACTTCTTCAGGAAAAACTGATGTGTTATCGACCCAAGTTGCTCTTGAGATAACACCTGAAGCCCCTTGTCCCAACACATTATGCAAAGTAAAACTTGCTGCTGACACTGATGGCACAAAAGCTGTGTCGACATTAGCACAACTAAAAGGGTTACCTGAAAAGGCAAACCATGCCAGTTTAGGCAACTTTAATAACTGCTCAGGACACTCAGTTAAGTCATTCGCTGAAATACGTACTAACTCAAGATTAAGCGACTGAGCTAAAGTTAACGGTAAGGTTGTCAACTTATTACCCGCCAAGGCCAGTTTCTGTAATCTTGGGCGTTCACCCAAGCTGTCAGGCAACGTTTCAATACAGTTATCGGTTAGTATCAACCAACGTAATTTCGCGGGTAAAGCATCAGCAGGTACGTGCTTAATTTGGTTAGACTTAAAGCCGACCATCTCTAAATTTTCACAACCACCTAGAACTTCTGGCAGGGTGGTAAAAAGGTTATTTGATGCGAAAATTATTTTCAGCTTTTTTAGCTGACTTAACTCGCTTGGTAACGAGGTTAATTGATTATCAGATAAGTCTAAAATTTCTAAACTATCAGCTAATGACAAAATCTCTAATGGAAATGACGTTAACTTATCCGATATTTTTAAGCGCTGAATACCCGTGAGTTCACCTGATTTTAATTGAGATAGCGTATGCATTTGATTAACCCATGGTTGTTTAATTTAAAGAGAGAATGCTAGAAAATAAGATGACAGAGCCTTAGATATAAAAAATCCGATAAGCTTATTACTTAAAAGGAATTTAGGCTTTTTTAGGCTCTAGCAACCTAACATAGTGTATTATCAAGCTCGAATTCATGACCATTCGCCTATCTTACACAGCACTGAAAAAGCGAGAGTTATTGTACTTTTCTTTGCTATATATGAATAGCCCAATTTATTAATACGGCAGATCCCCGTGAGATTCTGTTATTTATCTCAGCAAGTGGGCTATTTATTGTGGTGCTTAATAGCTTTAGAGTTTAATAAAAGGTTAAATACTGCTGAAATTAATTAGCATAGCTGTCTTGATTAACCCACTGACTCATTACCAATCACTGACCGTAATGACGCTTACCCATGTGGCAGCGGTAATAATATAAGAAGTTTTTCTGACAGTGAACTGGAATACTTTATTAAACTGATATCGGGGAGACATTCAAGATATGTCTCAAGACATCAGTAACTAGCTTTATGATGTTATTTCTCTTAATTGAACAAATCTAATTGGTAAATACCACTCATTAATAGCAGTATGGCTTCCTCATATAGCACTTGAAGCGCTGAACCTCGGTTTTAAGCTCATGATCTTCAAATTTTCCCAATAAGCGCGGAGCAACACGTAAAAATGAAAATATTTTTGCTTACCCATGAACGTGAAATACGTAGGGGCACCAATACCGGTGCTATCGCTATAAAAGACGCTAATAATATTGTTGAACGTATACTCTGGGAAAGAATAAACCCTAATAAAGACCTGGTTCAATTAATAGAAAACAATGAGGCGGTATTATTATATTCGAAGGAAGAACTGTCACCGACAGAAGCATCGGCTGAATTTTCGACTACACCGTTAATTGCATCATCAGCAGTATCAAAGGACGCTTCAAAGCTTAGGGCGAAGGTAATTTCAAAGGTAAGAATTGAAGCGTATGAAAACATCATTATTATTGATAGCACATGGCAAGAAGCCAATAAGATTTTTAACCAAAGCACTTATTTAAAAAATGCGCCGCAATTCACCCTGAAAACGACTAATGATTCTTTATATAAACTCAGGGCCAATCAACCTAAAGGTGGCTTATGCACTATCGAATGCATAATCGAAGTTTTAAAGCTAAAAGGTCAGGATAAACTGGCAGCAGAGTTATCATTAAAATTTGAAGAGTTTAATGGTTAATTGCTTTGACAAAAAGAATGTTAAACAGGCCACCCATGATA is from Colwellia sp. Arc7-635 and encodes:
- a CDS encoding DNA-binding domain-containing protein, whose translation is MSEISLRTLQKQMMNYLTDDKPAIAEHVVEHGGISRDVRLHIYKNAYQMRFKETIESDHQILGTYLGDDLFDQMVSGYIKAFPSINTSLRNFADLLPKFLAENLPFKNYPLISELAYFERLLMVAFDAKDTERFTRESLLKIPHEQWPELVFRFHPSVQIASFDFNTVETWQALKQEQAPDPAFKTVNVWLLWRNNDRLTQFRSISPQEHHLINMMLSGNDFANLCDHLLEQSPDEDVSQLALNYLLSWIDDGILASR
- a CDS encoding YcfL family protein; translated protein: MLNSKNVSRKFTGGLALVLLSTLAIAGCANKTPPVTSGAGTSVMTQGDDFSKHLEVHNADLAKRLFISDVKSRKNNGLLEVNLQLTSKYKRSQKLQYHFNWYDVDGFVIESRKTPWQAIELHGQQSTTLRGLAPNINVSTFSVYVRDIPEKAYEY
- the lpoB gene encoding penicillin-binding protein activator LpoB; amino-acid sequence: MNKLALVTTLGLTLVLAAGCANKSVVRYGDATAVETTDINFGSTDLQKVAAEMTDSLLLSPVVGTLTQNTRPVMFVERLKNKTSEHIDTESITDSISTKLLRSGKFRFVDMGRVEAAREQLKFQHDGGMVDPSKALQFGRQVGAQYMLYGNLSSIVKSNQDKSDVYYKFTLRLMDLESGLVEWADETEIRKTKTKESVGW
- a CDS encoding glycine zipper 2TM domain-containing protein: MKTIYLSLILWLALIPFAQADYERNKAVPVEKVLFGQVLSVRNITEQELIQDKNQGWKTFGGALVGGAIGNQFGSGSGRGIATILGAIIGGSIAHDRNPEYQEKTLLLVELMIKVDSGDEYMVIQDLDHRMLFQRKDPVRMIYLGNGTVRIDKQM
- a CDS encoding DUF5050 domain-containing protein, translated to MTVQIAGVTFDAKQRILIKGGQSRNLEPKAFSLLTELLSADGQIVTRDQLIVSVWKNRIVGEGAINRTVSLLRAHFSALTDENIVETVPTQGYKLIATVTEVLEQRSVTNEIIVTDAQPVNTNSNASSKYLKTSHIIVVLALVLIILLSLFTYFSQTTTDTKKNELSLVSGPLIGLKGWEYKPSATQSGQKILFHHLDATKQQSVYLYDIKTHHKQKLLTNALAVINADGERIVYTTSINDECSIALYDVSTKKKQALFSCEEPPSSLIWGPKDTFYFNKRFSKSHPYQVFSYNVKTSRLRQITKPSSSNNTKGDFNFAYDQQSHQLAVIRYINEKKSKVIILKEDEQLVEHTVDLSVKNLVWQPNENALVIADNNSLYTLAADGQLELLKQLTLRISSLTILPSKTGATLLVSSSNVMSEIVKYDIAEHSNSVWQESARTELLPRMQADRQLVLSTRYKSHHWWQVDGDDAKLIDVNFPFDLEFVRYELSVDGKRLLFTKHDAVFELDIDKSSYKKLFEEPKNSYVANYDSRNEYDVIYSSNHSGQWQLWLYQRATNQHQQLTDLGGYSGRIIGEYLYYSKFTVDGLWRKKLTEANEELIIKDFSRINWLNWHVIDNKLYFYRENTGIWQFDIDTSIEQLLMEKPDNWVHQYTVSPDQKHIFWVRFKPIEGDIYQYTF
- a CDS encoding alpha/beta hydrolase; this translates as MPRYTYFLLNLVIAIGLLSGCNSTDKDSASINEEAALGRVAERSYLVATPSKNFDENKSYKLLIAFHGSGQIAKDFRDMVSIESSSDNYIVVYPQSKVEEWNEGCNCNKPHRLGIDDLGFIEDVIADVRSSYNIIDNELYAVGFSQGGLFAQNVMCNSKLQFKAIASVASPMSVRLSEACNIKNNTNYMMVHGKADQALPYRGLNDKNFGLISSESAIELIAKKNDIYADVELETVGNISKYIYKNDSHINQLIGIAGGGHRWTFDSFDTTNEILSFFDSNSKNQMDSYSKMYRVDQENNKDVNVRSMGLEHSGPAIILLSGFNQNYHSDSAWFSLLQPLIAKTHRVHAIERFGNGSSSMVAEPSYASFAPVLDKTLGMLNEEEFIIVSFSSANILAHLWQNLPSSEVEGHLKGMVWVDPDILLPHSISLYQDWPVSWYREKGDVLLEHIQQGNWTEKTRDKVTNERIAVSELISDNNKETMDWQYFDLISQSRSDIDKQVNRAKEIINYYDDLAIVEGNGISTDAPITVIDTDFESFDIANADEADVDSLLLWQQEGSQWSQFISENSGGQYVPLLNSDHMAVFQHPEEVIKAISYLSNQ
- a CDS encoding HD domain-containing protein, which produces MEALDKQLDFIIELDRLKGVYRQALVKSDSNRFENSAEHSWHITLTAQILHEYAVEKVNITRVMSMLLIHDIVEIDAGDMFAFSDKAALEEQREKEIAAVTRIFGLLPEQQFQTYKALWLEFEDAETIDARFAKAMDSVLPLLQNMRNEGGSWARHSVTKSQVIKRNKFLEGLAPQLWVYVCQQIDIAVAKGWLQDS
- a CDS encoding DUF6435 family protein, giving the protein MFSIFKKDPIKKLNKAYEAKLEKAMLAQRNGDIKGYAMITAEAEKIAAEIQLLESSAKA
- a CDS encoding leucine-rich repeat-containing protein kinase family protein, encoding MHTLSQLKSGELTGIQRLKISDKLTSFPLEILSLADSLEILDLSDNQLTSLPSELSQLKKLKIIFASNNLFTTLPEVLGGCENLEMVGFKSNQIKHVPADALPAKLRWLILTDNCIETLPDSLGERPRLQKLALAGNKLTTLPLTLAQSLNLELVRISANDLTECPEQLLKLPKLAWFAFSGNPFSCANVDTAFVPSVSAASFTLHNVLGQGASGVISRATWVDNTSVFPEEVAIKIFKGKVTSDGYPEDELQACLKAGDHQNLVRSLAQVNDEDCLALVMNLIPDNFKNLGLPPSLKSCTRDTFPTDFTLSIKHIDKMISQMSDVFQHLHANQVCHGDLYAHNTLFDEHANIIFGDFGAATMYHMLTSEQQECIQQIERRALFHFIADLLSVCNKEEQNSHEFNVIKQKINPAI
- a CDS encoding tRNA-uridine aminocarboxypropyltransferase, translated to MKIFLLTHEREIRRGTNTGAIAIKDANNIVERILWERINPNKDLVQLIENNEAVLLYSKEELSPTEASAEFSTTPLIASSAVSKDASKLRAKVISKVRIEAYENIIIIDSTWQEANKIFNQSTYLKNAPQFTLKTTNDSLYKLRANQPKGGLCTIECIIEVLKLKGQDKLAAELSLKFEEFNG